Within Quercus lobata isolate SW786 chromosome 5, ValleyOak3.0 Primary Assembly, whole genome shotgun sequence, the genomic segment caaaattattataataactatgtaaatttacactgatAATATTCACTttacatttagttttttattctttgtttaaGTATCATTAGAATTAAGAATGTTCACCAAACCGTAAAAACCGAATCAAAACCACTTGCAAAATAGCATACCGCACTGCACCACACTTTctctatataataatatatttatttatttttaatattaaacatattattaatagtttaataaccctagttttcaaacaaaaaatgtttgttAACTCTAATAAGTGTTGACTAggaaaatcaacccaaaaataaagaaaaactaactcaatagtttaaaacttgacccaaaacaaagggaaaaattagttttgggctaGGTAGGAAAggctcaaaatttgaaaaatataccgaCTTCAAACCGTTTAAATCACATCTTATACACCGCACTACACATCTAACTgcaaaaatgaggtgcggtgtggttatggttttggctaaacttTAAACCACACCACACCGCACTACACATGTGACCGCACTGCAAAATACGGTACTAAAAATGGTCCAAAATCGCACCGCACTGCACTGCGAACCCCCCTaactagaataaaaaaatagagtagTCTATGATTGTTGTATatgaagaaagagagacaattaagaaattaagaaatattgataatttaatatAGTGTAGTGTGAAAAATGAGTATGTAACATAGAAAATATAAggttttatgttaaaataaacaaaaatttttttacaagaaCGGATATAAATGCtcttaaaattgatattttattgtattgtagtgtaaaatggtaaaaatacaACTAATTTGGCTTATTGTTGAAGaaattcacaatttcttttGTATCAAAATTATTCAAGATTCGCCTTAATTAGGATTAACTCGTCCCATAATCTAGATGATCAGAAAAAAGCCTGCCATCCACTCTTTCGAGTCCACTTGCCTGTCTAGGATTGCCAACCCAGTAAATTTGCGtagttttggatttaaaaatagaaagaaagaaatttgtaAGAATGGAGAAGAACACAacttagaaaattgagtttttcttaaaaatatatattagcaaaactattttaagatgctagagaaaataaaaaagtaactaattgtttttaacaaattttctaatattttctaaaataaataatacattaaccaaaccctaaaaaattaagaaaaaagaaaaatatggtaGAGAATTCTAGTTGTACTAAACCACGACGGCTATAAGTAAGGCTTGTCCGAAAGCAACCCCGTCACTCTCCTGGCTTTTCCTGTTGGATATCTAATCCATCATTACCATCACCgacctctctctctcgcttCACCTATCTCTGCCGTCTCTCTCTCCTGggctctctctttctttgaatCTTATTCGTGTGCAGACAGTACAGTCAAACAACAAAGTCCCTGCAGAAAAGTAATTAATGCTGCCTGTACCATCCATCTCCACCTCAGTACGAATCTACATATTTTTGTTTCCTTCTCCATTTCACACCATCATTTGacccttctccttcttcttttttactaccTAAAGGCACGCCGCTACTTGTCCACCTATCTTTATACAAACAAACTCATACACATACCATAAAATACACAAACCCTTCTTTATAAGATACAAAACCaacattaaaaacaaacaacaaacaacaaaaaaaacatgaatTCCATCAACTTGTCAACAACCGCTTTCACCTTTCTAGCCCCATATCTCTTCACCCTCGTTGTCTTCCTCCTTTTCTTCGAACAGATCTCTTActtgaagaagagaaaaaacatCCCAGGTCCAGTTCTAGTGTTTCCATTTCTTGGCAACGCAATCTCATTGGTCCGTCACCCTACAAGGTTCTGGGACCACCAATCATACCTCGCCAAGTCATCCCCAGCTGGCTTCTCCGCCAACTACATCGTCGGCAGATTCATTCTCTTCATCCGTGACTCTGAGCTCTCCCACAAGATCTTCTCCAATGTGCGCCCCGATGCTTTTCACCTCGTGGGCCACCCTTTTGGCAAAAAGCTCTTTGGCGAACACAACCTCATATACATGATGGGCCAAGATCACAAAGATCTCCGCCGTCGGATCGTTCCCAACTTCACTCCCAAAGCTCTCTCCACCTATACTTCACTCCAGCAGATTACTATTCTCTACCATCTACAAAAATGGGATCGCCTTTCTTCGGGAAAAGCGATTCCGCTTAGATTTCTGGCTCGTGATATGAATCTCGAAACTTCGCAGACTGTGTTTGTTGGGCCTTATCTGGCTCCAGAGGCACGCGAGAGGTTTAACGCCGATTACAACTTCTTCAATGTTGGCCTCATGAAGCTGCCCTTCGATTTTCCCGGTACGGCGTTTCGAAACGCGAGGCTCGGCGTTGACCGTTTAGTCAAAACACTGTCTGTCTGTGTGCAACAGAGCAAAGAGAACATGAAGAAAGGGAAAGAACCCACGTGCTTGATCGATTTCTGGATGCAAGAGACTGTGAAGGAGTTAACAGCTTTATCCGAATCCGGAGAAACCATCGCagcgccgccgccgccgccaaACACCAGCGACGTCGAAATCGGAAGCTACCTATTCGACTTTCTCTTCGCGGCGCAGGACGCTTCCACGTCATCGCTCCTCTGGGCCGTGACTCTCCTCGACTCGCACCCGGAGGTTTTGGCGAAAGTGCGCGAAGAAGTCGAGTCGATATGGCTGCCGGAGTCCGATTCTTTGATAACCGGCGAACAGTTAGCGCAGATGAAGTACACGCACGCGGTGGCGCGTGAGGTTCTGAGGTACAGAGCTCCGGCGCCTATGGTCCCACACATAGCGGCGGAGGATTTCCCGTTGAACGAGTCGTACACGATTGCTAAGGGGACCATTGTTTTTCCGTCTGTGTCCGAGTCGTCGTTTCAAGGGTTTAACGAGCCGGACCGGTTCGACCCGGACCGGTTTTCGGAGGAGAGACAGGAGGACCGGGTTTATAAGAAGAACTACCTGGCGTTCGGAGCTGGAGCCCACCAGTGTGTGGGACAGAGGTACGCTATTAACCACCTCGTTCTCTTCATTGCGATGTTCGCCACGTTGTTGGATTTTAAGCGGCATAGATCCGACGGCTGTGATGAGATCAGCTATGTCCCCACCATTTGTCCTAAGGACGATTGCTTGGTTTCACTCTCTAGACGGTGCGCACGCTATCCGACACTGTCCTTGCATTGACC encodes:
- the LOC115992293 gene encoding cytochrome P450 710A1-like is translated as MNSINLSTTAFTFLAPYLFTLVVFLLFFEQISYLKKRKNIPGPVLVFPFLGNAISLVRHPTRFWDHQSYLAKSSPAGFSANYIVGRFILFIRDSELSHKIFSNVRPDAFHLVGHPFGKKLFGEHNLIYMMGQDHKDLRRRIVPNFTPKALSTYTSLQQITILYHLQKWDRLSSGKAIPLRFLARDMNLETSQTVFVGPYLAPEARERFNADYNFFNVGLMKLPFDFPGTAFRNARLGVDRLVKTLSVCVQQSKENMKKGKEPTCLIDFWMQETVKELTALSESGETIAAPPPPPNTSDVEIGSYLFDFLFAAQDASTSSLLWAVTLLDSHPEVLAKVREEVESIWLPESDSLITGEQLAQMKYTHAVAREVLRYRAPAPMVPHIAAEDFPLNESYTIAKGTIVFPSVSESSFQGFNEPDRFDPDRFSEERQEDRVYKKNYLAFGAGAHQCVGQRYAINHLVLFIAMFATLLDFKRHRSDGCDEISYVPTICPKDDCLVSLSRRCARYPTLSLH